A single window of Leptospira yasudae DNA harbors:
- a CDS encoding DUF192 domain-containing protein, translating to MATFRFKLLKTKHTIVPRFKLLLLFISILLVSSNGSARDLEKITIYVDEHPLLVEVVNTPADRARGLMFRKHLAENEGMLFVFSEPDYLSFWMKNTWIPLSIAYFNRDKRITDIHDMKPNQTTELYHSSEKALYALEVNQGWFAKRKIGKYGVLKLPDRVKAAQ from the coding sequence ATGGCAACATTCAGATTCAAACTACTAAAAACGAAACATACGATCGTTCCCCGATTCAAACTTCTTCTCTTATTCATCTCTATTCTTCTGGTTTCGTCTAATGGTTCCGCGCGCGATCTCGAAAAAATCACGATCTACGTGGACGAACATCCTCTGCTCGTCGAAGTAGTAAACACGCCCGCGGATCGTGCGCGAGGATTGATGTTTCGGAAACATCTCGCGGAAAACGAAGGAATGTTATTCGTGTTCTCCGAACCGGATTACTTGAGTTTTTGGATGAAGAACACTTGGATTCCGCTCAGCATAGCCTATTTCAATCGCGACAAAAGAATCACGGACATACACGATATGAAGCCGAATCAAACCACGGAACTCTATCATTCCAGCGAAAAGGCTTTGTATGCGTTGGAGGTCAATCAGGGCTGGTTTGCAAAACGGAAGATCGGGAAATACGGTGTTTTAAAACTGCCCGATCGGGTGAAGGCGGCGCAGTAG